Part of the Arvicanthis niloticus isolate mArvNil1 chromosome 2, mArvNil1.pat.X, whole genome shotgun sequence genome, cacacacacacacacacacaccagaagactATGGTAAATTTCTCTTCTTATCTTCCACAGGCAGGAACGCACTTTCCGGATGCCGAAGAGGTAGGGCCAGTCCTCTTCTGTGCTCCCGGGAGTGGCTAGGCTGGTATCCACTCCGTGGATTCTCTTCTCTACTACCCCAGATCACCAGCTTTGTCACCATACCCAACATCAACTCATGCAggctttctccctcttttccagCTATTCTCATCTGATTGCTGAGTGGCCAACGGCTGTGCTCCTGGGGTGTCTGGCCTTCATCTTCCTCTGTACCCTAGCTGGGCTGTTGGGAAGCCCACCACTTGACTTTTCTGAGCCTTTACTGGTGAGAGGccatgggaaggagagagacccCTACACTGAACATTACAGCTCAGTCTGGGGCAGACAGTTGACCTATCTTGGGGAATAAAGCGATGTTGGTGAGTTCTGGATCACCAAAGAACTCCAGGGATAGTATAGAAATCATATGTCTACAGTTcaggtaggagagaaccaaaggggcACGGCTGGGAAGGACCCAGAGggagggtagtcttcctttgccCTCACCCCTCCTGCACACTTGttcttctctgctcttcttcctgCAGGGTTTTGAGCCTCGAGACACAGAGATCAGCCGAAGGCTAGAAGTTTGGAAAGCCATGCAGGTCCTCACTGGTCCCAagaatcttttttctctttccccggACCCTGAGATGAACAGGTAACATGTCCCCATCTTCCGACTGAGAGTAGCAAAGGGAGGAAGAACTCCAGGAAGGCACACCAGGTGACCTCTCCAAAGACATGTGAGAGGTGGCTGGTGCTCCTTCCATTTCCTGTGAGTCTGCCATCCTGAACAGTACCTTGGGAAAACTCTTCTCTCTACCTCAGCTCAAGCCTCCTCAGCACCCTGAGCCCTGCAGCCTGGGGCAGGGCCGAGGAAAGTGTGGTCCGGACCAAGAGGATGGTGGGGCCTGTGGAAGTCAAAGAAGAGGAGAACTTCTTTTGTGGCCACCCTGGTAAGCTGCATCATGGCCAGTCCTGACTTCAGTGGAGAGTCCCTACCCTCAACTAGCAGGATGAGCAGGTCCAGAGCAAATAATGGGCAGATGGGACAAGAAAATGGCCACTAGCCATGCCCAAGCCAAGGAAGATGGAGTAATGAAATCTGTCTCGAGTGCTCCAACCAGGTGCAGTCAAGCTGAATGAACGCAGGCAAGACTAGGCATCGGGTATAGGCATCAGGCTGCTGGGAATCAAGGCTTCAGGTGGCCCAGGATgagattttttctcttttagaggGCCCAGGTTTGGGGGTCAAAGCACTGAGCTGTGTGGGGGTTGTGTTGCAGAGAAGAGCCATGCAAAGCTGGTGTTTGTGTCCACCTCTGGGGGAAGCCTGTGGAACCTGCAAGCCATCCATTCCATGTGTCGCATAGAACAGGAGCAGGTGAGCTGGCTGGGGACATGCCAGGGTGTGGGTGGGAACTGAGGACACAAAGGACCCAGTCACCCGCCTGTAGTACTGCTTAGCCAGGACTGCCAAGGTGGACTGGGACGAGCTCTTCCTGCTTAGAAAACTATCCCAATTCTACTGGAGGCTCTGGGTTGGGCCAGAGCAAAGACAGGTAGGCTGATTGTAGAAGCTCCAACCTCCTGTTGCAAacagaactcaagcagagcaTAGGGAGTTTTAAAGGTTTTGAAAAGAATCTCAAACGTGTGTTGAAGAGACGCTGGCCCTGGGAAGTTGAGACTCTAGGCTGCAAGGCTGCAGCCTTGTCAACCCAAGCGGTGCCAGTTCAGTTATGCTAATAGAAAACTGTATACAATGCCATCTGTGGAAGTGTTTGCTGTGAAAAAACAGTATGCAAACCACTCTGTAGCTCTGTGCCCCAAGTCCCTTGTGTCACACCACGATGTCCAGAGCACCAGAGGACACTGGCTAAGAATATGTGTTCTGCCCTCAAAtgcctgagttcaaggccagttctAGGGTTCCTTTGGTACATAACTTCTTAATCTCTCACTGCTTCATAtgtgttggtgtttgtttgtttggttggttggttggttggttggttgcttagttggttggttttctttgatttgtttttatagtgccagggatcaaacttagataCTTATGCATACAGAGCACATGCTCTAATACTGAGGTACATCCTCAGCCCTGTATATATGACATAGGGACAACAATAGTATATCCTTTATAGGGATGGTGACTGTGAAATGAGGTAGAATTTGGAAGAATCTGACATAATGCTGGCACTAGGAATGACTTGATAACcgtacagcagcagcagcactatGAACTAGGCCCCAAGGACGTGCATGTGGTTAGTGGCAGAACAGGACATCTGACTCCCAGGTGGGAGCTTCGTACTACACCAGCTGTTGTGATGGGAACAGCAGGgttgaaaaggaaaggaggcaCAAGGTGGGAAGAGGACGTTCTGGCCTTAAGAGGCTCTAAGCAACCCAGGGAAAGAAGGGCTGGGAGTTCTCAGTGACCCTGACCCTGGAATGTCTTCTACTGCTTGCTTCCAGCTCCCTGGTCTCTTGGCCTTGTTCCATGTGTTGCTTGTCACATCCACTCTCATTCCTGACTTAGGGAGTTGCAGAGCTGGCCGGGAGGGGCTATAGGAGCCCTTCTGGAAGCCTCTGGGAAAGGTCTGGAGAAACTTCCCCAGGCAAGATATAGTTACTGGAAGGTAGGCCAGGGGCAAACACAGCTTTGAGACAAAGCATTTCTTTTGGGCTGTCAAGATTCTTACTCTCTGCCCTTCAGCATGACAAGAGGCTAGAGGGCCCAAGACAGGTTAAGGTAACTTGGGCCTCTGGACTTCCCTCTGAGCTTCGCCCCCCAACACCCCACTTCTGTGTGCCCCACAGATCCGCTCTCACATCAGCTTTGGGGCTCTGTGCCAGCGATCAGCAGCCAACGAGTGCTGCCCCAGCTGGTCCCTGGGCAACTATCTGGCTGTGCTGTCCAACCGCTCCTCCTGCCAAGACACTACCCAAGCTGATACAGACCGCACGCTGGCCCTGCTACGGTTCTGTGCCACCTACTACCATCGTGGTGTCCTGGTACCTGCTTGTGTGGGATCTGGGCAGGACAAACCCCCATTTTGTGCCCAAGTTCCCACCAAGTGTACCGGAAGCAGCCTTATCTATGAATTCCTGCACTTCCTGCTAGACAGAGACTTTCTGAGTCCCCAGACTGCGGATTACCAGGTGCCCTCCCTCAAGTTCGCCCTGCTCTTCGTGCCCATTATAAAGACCTCTTCTCTTCTAGACATCTACCTGGACGGCCTAGGTGACCCAATTAAAGTCTCTGACAACTACACATCTATCAGTGGCATGGACTTGGGCCTCAAGCCCAGACTACTGAAGTACTACCTAGCGGAAGATACCATGTACCCCTTGCTAGCCCTGGTTGTCATCTTCTTTGGCATGTCCCTCTACCTGCGCTCACTCTTCATCACGTTTATGTCACTTCTAGGGGTACTGGGCTCCCTAATGGTGGCCTTCTTTCTTTACCATGTGGCATTCCGCATGGCCTACTTCCCCTTTGTCAATCTAGCGTCTCTCTTTCTGCTTACTGGCGTCTGTGTCAATTACACGCTCGTCTTCTTCGATTTGTGGCGCCTCAGCAGGAGCCAGGTGCCCTCCGGGGGCCTAGCACACCGTGTGGGCCGCACCATGCACCACTTTGGCTACCTGCTTCTGGTGTCAGGCCTCACCACCAGCGCTGCCTTCTATGGCAGCTACCTGAGCCGCCTGCCCGCATTGCGTTGCTTTGCTCTTTTCATGGGCACCGCTGTACTAGTGCACATGGGGCTCACACTGCTCTGGCTTCCCGCCACCGTGGTGCTCCATGAGCGCTACCTGGCACACGGCTGTGTGGCTCAAGCGCAGGGCCAGAGGGGTGGCAGCGACCCCCTGCGGATGTTGCTGGGGTTGCACAGACGGATTTGCATTCTTCGCAAGATTGTTTCCATCCTCTCGCGCCTGCTCTTCCAGCGCCTGCTGCCCTGTGGTGTCATTAAGTTTCGGTACATCTGGATCTGCTGGTTTGCCGCGTTGGCGGCAGGGGGCGCCTACATCGGCGGCGTCAGCCCTCGCCTGCACCTGCCCATTCTACTGCCACTTGGCGGCCAGTTCTTCCGGTCTAGCCATCCCTTTGAGCGCTTTGATGCAGAGTACCGCCAGCAGTTTCTGTTCGAGGATCTGCCTCCAAACGAGGGCGGCAACTTGCCAGTGGTTCTGGTGTGGGGAGTCCTGCCAGTGGACACTAGTGATCCCCTGGACCCTCGCACCAACAGCTCAGTGGTAAGCGATCCTGACTTCTCGCCCAGCAGCCCCGAGGCCCAGGAGTGGCTCCTGGCTCTCTGCCACGGAGCCCAGAATCAGAGCTTCTTTGGAGACCAGCCAGAGGGTTGGCCTACGCTATGTTTAGTGGAGGCCCTGCAGCAGTGGATGGAGAGCCCCAGCTGTGGCCGCCTGGGTCCCGATCTATGCTGTGGCCAATCAGAATTCCCCTGGGCCCCCCAGCTTTACCTGCACTGTCTCAAGATGATGGCTCTGGAGCAAAGTCCTGATGGCACACGTGACCTGGGACTCCGCTTCGATGCTCATGGCAACCTGGCAGCTCTAGTTCTGAAGTTCCAGACCAACTTACCATACAGTACAGAGTATGGCCCGGTCCACCACTTCTACACTGAAATCAGCCGCTGGCTGTCAACCGAGATGAGCAAGGCACCTCCTGGCCTCAACCAGGGCTGGTTCACCAGCACTTTGGAGCTGTACAGCTTGCAGCATAGTCTAAGCACAGAGCCTGCTGTGGTGCTTGGTCTGGCTCTGGCACTAGCCTTTGCCACACTGCTGCTGGGCACCTGGAATGTTCCCCTCAGCCTGTTCTCTGTGGCAGCTGTGGCTGGCACCGTGCTGCTCACTGTGGGCTTGCTGGTTCTTCTTGAGTGGCAAATCAACACAGCCGaggccctctttctctctgcctctgtgggcCTCTCTGTAGACTTAACCGTTAACTACTGTATCTCCTATCACTTGTGCCCACACCCAGATCGCCTGAGCCGTGTGGCCTTCTCCTTACGTCAGATCAGCCGGGCCACAGCAATGACTACTGGAGTGTTGTTTGCCTCTGGCGTGATCATGCTGCCTTCCACCATACTGCTCTATCGAAAGCTGGGCATCATCGTCATGATGGTCAAGTTTCTTGGCTGTGGCTTTGCCAGCTTCTTCTTCCAGTCCCTGTGCTGTTTCTTCGGGCCAGAGAAGAACTGTGGGCAGATCCTATGGCCCTGTGCCCATCTGCCATGGGATGCCGGGACTGAGGATCCTGATGAGAAGGGACGAACAGGGCCGCCAGGATTCTCTGAGCACTACGAGTTGCAGCCACTGGCGCGGCGCCGGAGTCCCAGCTTCGACACCAGCACAGCCACCAGTAAGCTTTCCCATCGGCCTTCCATACTGTCCGAAGACCTGCAGATACATGATGGCAGCTGCTGCCACCAGCACGCCCAAGCCCCTGTCTCCCCAAGGGATCTGCTCCTGGACCACCAGACAGTCTTCAGCCAGTGTCCAGCCCTGCAAACCTCCTCTCCATATAAGCAGGCTGGTCCCAACCCCCAAACCTGGATCAGGCAAGATTCCCAGGGACAGAAAACTGAGCCCCTGCAGGCTCTACCAGTGGGCCCTGCCCACTGCCCTCAGTCCAAAGTCGAAGAGCTCCCTGATGGGCTGTGCTCCTCGGCCAGCACCCTGGAGGGACTCAGTGTCTCAGATGACACCTGTGCCTCTGAGCCCAGTGTCCGTGTGCCAGATTCTGTGGGCACCTCCCCAGAAGTCATGAATGGCACTGGACACCCCATACTTGAACGGGGTCAGCTGAACGGGAAGCGTGACACCCTCTGGCTGGCACTGAAGGAGACCATCTATGACCCAAACATGCCCAATTCTCACCACAGTAGCTTATCCTGGAAGGGCCGTGGAGGGCCAGGTGATATCAGCCCTGTGGTGCTTCCCAACAGTCAGCCAGATCTTCCAGATGTTTGGCTCCGTAGGCCTAGCACCTACACCTCTGGCTACAGCAGCTAAGAGAGGCCAAGGAAGGCCAGACCAGGGTCTAGAACCCTACTGGTGAAGATAAGGCAGATGCCACACTATCCTAGGGCCTGAAGATATTTCTCCATATCGACATGAAGTCTCATCCTCCAACTATGGATTCTAAACCCTGCCAGATGTTCCATCCTTGATCTCTTTGCTACTTACCCCTACATCTGGAGGATTCAGTGGGAGGGCCTTGCAAGGTAATACCAGGCTCTCCATGTGACCAGCTGAGGACTCATCTGCCCCCACAGTGCCAACAAGGCCCCCATCTGGAAAGGAGGGAGGCCAGATGTGCAGTTCCAGACATTGGGGAGACTGATCAGCTGTCTCCCAGGAGGCAAGAAGTTCAGTGACACTAAGGTACTCCATCTTTGGAATCCTGCTGGAGTACCTCACTGACTAGAAAAACCCTTAAGAACCTCCAGAGCCTACTGAATCCCATCCCTTCTCATCAGCTCTTAATCAGGACACTTCACTTCTTGGGGAGCTTCTCTGGGCCGGAAGTGAACATGGGCCTCTGTCCTGCATTGCTCTGTTCTGCTCACATGCACCAGTGTGACTAGACACTCTCCAAAAGCAGGACAGAGGTGGATGCCgagagagaagcaggagacaTGAAGGTCAGCTTTGGAGCATCCCTAAATTCCAAGATTCCCCCACAGGAAGCTGACTCCAGAATGTTCCCCTGTTGGTGAACAATAGTCACCCCTTACCATTGCCACACCTGCCAGTCTTCTTGGACCTTGCAAATTTACTCCAGAGTGGCCTGCAGTTGGTCACGACACTGACTAAGGATGGTTGGTTGATTGTTACCCAAAGTCATGTTACTGGGTAGCAGCAGGGTCCTCTCCTGACCCGTGCCGCCACTGCAgctccctgtctcctcctgacTGTCTGCTTCAGGGCCCCTGGCCCCTGGCTGTCTCAACCCTTTGCTTCTGGCACTTACCTACTCTCTTTTCTTGAGCATCTCTTTGTgagccctccctcccctttggGCCTCCACCTCCAGAAAGAGTTGTAGTCTGAGTAGACCTGAGAGTTCCTCATTTCCTTTGTGCTTCCCCACTCTGAAACTGTCTGAGATGCCTACTAGCAATGTGGCCTGAGGGACTGAGGGACAGAAGAATGTGAACAGAATCTAGTTAAGACAGGCACACAGAGTTGCTCTAGTGGGGTTGTTCATGATCCCGAAGTTTCTCTAGGTCAGGTCCCCAGTTTCTAAAAACTAGACCTATCTAAGGTTCTAGGTAGACTCAAGATGAGTAAGTAAGGTTGATTGACGGTGTCACTTGATTAATGGCAGAGTGCTCTCCATTCTGCCACTAtggctccctgtctcctcctgacTGACTGCCTGTTTCAGGACCATTGGCTTTCTCCCAAAAGCACAACTCTGTCCTGAAGTTTTATCACATGTGACACAGCTCATGACACTAGGTAACATCAGCAAGTTGGAACACCTGCATTGGAAATGGTGTTATAAGGAAGAGAGGCATGAAAGGGAGAGCTGGCCTTCTGCTGGGAAGCAGGCATTAGTGGGCCAGTGTTACTGCTGAGCTCAGGTACCCAGCATGAGGTGACCAGGAAAATCTCTTGGAGAAGGATAGTTTGAGCTGGGCTTCAGAAGATCAAGCATATCAGACAGGAGGGGGACATACTGATCCAGCTCTAAAGGTCCCCTAAGGACCATTCTTTCAGAGAACTCCTGTGTCTAAAACTCCTACTCCAGTGAGTGTGAGCTTTAAGGAGGCTACCAGCTCAGCTTCCCTTTCTAGTGCACATCTCCAGGGGTTTCTAGGTTCCTGGAAGACCCATAGATCATGGCATGAAGTCCACCCATCTAGgtcattttatatatgagtatcaGAAAGGAATTTTTCAGTGCCAAACAATCTAAGGTAAGGCTAGGGGCAAACCAGAGaacacttttgttttattttgttgagttCTTGTGTTATCAAAACCTACCTCCCATCCCAAGTAGCCCAGGACAAGTGCAGAAACTCAAAAGAACATAAGAATGTggaaaagagggctggagagatggctcggtgataAGAGCAtccgtctgctcttccagaggtcctgagttcaattctcagcaaccacatggtggctcacaaccatctgtaatgggatctggtgccctcttctggtgtgtctgaagacagcaacggtgtattcacatacataaaataaataaatcttaaaaaaaaaaaaaaaaaaaagaatgtggaaaagacagaagacagtTTTCCCTCAGTATCCATGAAGAACTGGTTCCAGCACACCCCTCACCCTCCAGCACACCAAAATCTGAGGATGCTCAAGTCCCTCACATAGAATGGTGTAGTATTCGCATATAATGATGCATATTCTCCTGtatactttaaatcatctctagagTACTTATAATGCCTAATATGACATAAATGCTATGTCAGTCCTTACACCATGTTATTgtaataatgacaagaaaaataatatgtgtgtggtgaattttttgtttttttcttttcttttttataatgtgTTCAGATTGGGTGTGgtttacacaccacacacacaccaaatattcTGGGTCTGTGTGGTTGGTAAGGTCACAGAGAGCTGGTTGTGTAAGCCAATTCCTTGCAAGATAACTAATTTGAGATAAATGACTCCTGATCGTGCTGGGCTCCATGCGTGTATCTGTAGTCTCAGCTACATGGGAAGCTAAACCTGGAGGATCACTTGAGCCCAGAAGACCAAGGACAGCTTGGACAACATAGCAAAACCATGTCTAAAaaggtgagagagacagaggggaggggggagagagagagaagagctaaCTAATATTTGGAAACCTGTCCTTTTGAGTACGGAGTAGGGGGACAGGTTACACCCAAATAGCTTTCCACTTTTCCAGTTTGTGGTTGTTCAACAGAATCCTGGCTTATACTCACATGTACTGTGTGTTTCTCCATCACACAGCTGGGCTGGGAAGATGAGTCACAGAGAGGATAAAGTGACTTATGTTCCTTGGCATAAGCAGTTATGCCTCAGGCTTGGTATAGCTTCGTGGTGCATCACGTGGTTAGCATGCAGGAGACAGTGAGATCCACCTctagcacccccaccccacaaaaatGTCTTTAACTCAAGAGGAAAGTACAGTAACTTCTCAGCAGTTGACCTTGGCTTTTCTGCTGCGTGTTGTGGGAGACTACAGTTCATGAGTCCTGAAAAGTCGATCcttcagctgggtgtggtagtgcatgcccaTGATTCCAGAACTTGGCCaagggaggcaagaggatccagagttcaaggccagcctcttaGAGCTGGCTTGAAGCCAGCTACATGATACTCTGCCTCAAAACTCTCCCACAAAGAATCTATAAGCACacactcccctctccttctctccctctctcacagtCTTAAGAGTGTGGGAGGGGGTGCATGTGTCAGAATCAGGGGGTTCAAGTACAcctaagaatattttttaaaggatttctAGGTCCCATTCTTGTAAGTCATAGCTGCACAACTCTACAGGAAGACAGCTGCCGAATCAAACATATCTGTTCTGCATGACACCAGGCCTAGGGGACTGGAAAAACCAAGTGATAACCTAAAATGTCACCTTGGGGCTGAGGTCATAGGTCAGTGGTGGAATGATGGAGAGTTTACCAGCATGTGCAAATGCCCTGGGTTTAGTCATCAGTGCTGGAAAAGCAaacaataagagagaaaaaaacatgaataTAACTTCACGCCTAGATAGATCAGACTAACTGTAGGCAACCCATATCCTCCAACCCTGATGCTAGAATGAAGATCTAAAGTATTACAAGTTTTGCATTTCAGCATATCTGTTTATTTACCTTATATTTGGAGCAGTTGAACTAAGTGTACGGCCCTGGACATGTGAGGTTTAAGAGCATGCTGTTGaggcttgaaaaaaaaacaatcaaagaaaacatcATGTGTGCTCAGCaaaattcacaaaataatttCTCTCTACAGAGCACTTAAAACTACAGTGCACTAACACTCATCTGAGTGATAAGCAAGGTGACAcaggtctgtgatcccagcacttggtaggtagAAGCAGGTAGACAGGAATTTTCAAGagcagcctcagctacatgggCAAGTttggagctagcctgggctacatgagaccatgtctaaaataaaacaatacagccTAAAAATTTATTCAGCTGGAGGAGTTCCTGCCTAGCATGGGGGAAGTGAAAGCAGAGATTATCAATGTCATCTTTGGCTAATAtgtgtcagcctgggctacatctcTGAGACAAACAAAGTCATACACTGGAGCAGACTTAGGAAGTTTTTTCATGCAGATTTGAATTTGTCATCTTTACCTGCACCCTCAGTCTTGCCTAGCGAGGATTTCTACTCTAACTACTAGTTTCCATCATTTGAGATGACTGTTAAGTATTTCTCCCATCTTCTGGTTCTCTCTATTCGACCCGCTCCTCCCACCCCTGCTTCAGAGAACAGAACTCATTCTTACCAAGGAAAACTAGGGTCCTACAGGCTTGGTGGCTCCCAGGACTAGAATTGTATTAGGATATGCATCATACACCTGAGACACAagaaccaagagttcaaggccagccaggaaaaCCTACCTACAGAaaacctgtctgaaaaaaaacatCTCttgagaaatggcttagtggttaagagcatgtactgctcttgaaGTGGTCCCAAGCTTGGTTCCCAGTgtgttaggcagctcacaacagcctgtagtCCTAGCTCTAGGGGAATCTGGTGCCTTTGCCCTACATGCagacccacacatagacacacaaatatacataattaaaaataatgaaaataaatctttaaaaaaaaaaaactgcccatCCCAGACAGGCTATCAAATCCCTGACTTCCCTGTCTTTGCCTTGGCCTGGATTTCTCTCATCTTCCCTATACTGATGAAGGAAGGCGGTGTCCACCAACATCCTCCTGGACTTTTCATGTCAGCCTTTCACACAAGAGCCAATGCTCTTCTTCGAGGGTGTGAGAACTTCCTGGGAAGGCGGGGACATTGAGTTTTCAGGAAATTAACTTTC contains:
- the Disp2 gene encoding protein dispatched homolog 2; translated protein: MAPEASPERSCSLHTCPLEDPTGAPVPPPTVSTLQAIDPTSPLTAGHFAFPRAPQDYQEGSSLLGLGDQASLCAHVSNLSTSIDPSQHDGVWKPHSVQRHVVSVRQERTFRMPKSYSHLIAEWPTAVLLGCLAFIFLCTLAGLLGSPPLDFSEPLLGFEPRDTEISRRLEVWKAMQVLTGPKNLFSLSPDPEMNSSSLLSTLSPAAWGRAEESVVRTKRMVGPVEVKEEENFFCGHPEKSHAKLVFVSTSGGSLWNLQAIHSMCRIEQEQIRSHISFGALCQRSAANECCPSWSLGNYLAVLSNRSSCQDTTQADTDRTLALLRFCATYYHRGVLVPACVGSGQDKPPFCAQVPTKCTGSSLIYEFLHFLLDRDFLSPQTADYQVPSLKFALLFVPIIKTSSLLDIYLDGLGDPIKVSDNYTSISGMDLGLKPRLLKYYLAEDTMYPLLALVVIFFGMSLYLRSLFITFMSLLGVLGSLMVAFFLYHVAFRMAYFPFVNLASLFLLTGVCVNYTLVFFDLWRLSRSQVPSGGLAHRVGRTMHHFGYLLLVSGLTTSAAFYGSYLSRLPALRCFALFMGTAVLVHMGLTLLWLPATVVLHERYLAHGCVAQAQGQRGGSDPLRMLLGLHRRICILRKIVSILSRLLFQRLLPCGVIKFRYIWICWFAALAAGGAYIGGVSPRLHLPILLPLGGQFFRSSHPFERFDAEYRQQFLFEDLPPNEGGNLPVVLVWGVLPVDTSDPLDPRTNSSVVSDPDFSPSSPEAQEWLLALCHGAQNQSFFGDQPEGWPTLCLVEALQQWMESPSCGRLGPDLCCGQSEFPWAPQLYLHCLKMMALEQSPDGTRDLGLRFDAHGNLAALVLKFQTNLPYSTEYGPVHHFYTEISRWLSTEMSKAPPGLNQGWFTSTLELYSLQHSLSTEPAVVLGLALALAFATLLLGTWNVPLSLFSVAAVAGTVLLTVGLLVLLEWQINTAEALFLSASVGLSVDLTVNYCISYHLCPHPDRLSRVAFSLRQISRATAMTTGVLFASGVIMLPSTILLYRKLGIIVMMVKFLGCGFASFFFQSLCCFFGPEKNCGQILWPCAHLPWDAGTEDPDEKGRTGPPGFSEHYELQPLARRRSPSFDTSTATSKLSHRPSILSEDLQIHDGSCCHQHAQAPVSPRDLLLDHQTVFSQCPALQTSSPYKQAGPNPQTWIRQDSQGQKTEPLQALPVGPAHCPQSKVEELPDGLCSSASTLEGLSVSDDTCASEPSVRVPDSVGTSPEVMNGTGHPILERGQLNGKRDTLWLALKETIYDPNMPNSHHSSLSWKGRGGPGDISPVVLPNSQPDLPDVWLRRPSTYTSGYSS